The region CTGAACGAGAATGGTTCCTGAAATTCCAAGCTTCTTGAGGTAGGGGGCCAGATGCTTGGGCTCAAAGTCGCGATAGAGTGGCTCAAGATCCGGCGTCAACCAGTCGTAATCGCCACGTGCTATCTGCCAGAAGTGTTGGTGCGCATCTATGCGCCGAATAGAGTCGGTCACTGCGCAACGACGCCCTTCTTCAAAATAAGATTGCCGTAGAGCCGTGTTTCTCCGGTCTGAACGATGGCAAAGGCCTTTTTCGCGCGGTCGTAAAACGCAAAGCGCTCAAGCGGAGAGACGGCGGCCGGGGTATCTGCGACCCGATTGATGATTTCTTGAAAACTGGCCACAACAGGTGGGATATTGTCCGGATCTCCAACGACCTCCATCGTAAGGGCTGGGGTAGGATCATATGTATCGAGAGGCATTACCTGAAGGATGGCCTCCAGCACTTCTGTTGCCGGAAGTCCGTCAAGGCGGACAAGGACTTCGCTGTTGCTGTCCGCCGGAAAGTTTGCGTCAACGATCACAATTTCATCGCCGTGTCCCATTGACCTGAGCACAAAGAGCAGATCGGGCGAGAGAAGCGAGGGAAGGCCACGTAGCATTATTTGTCCTCCGGTATGGGAGCATCCTCCCGGATGAGGCCTTCTGATTTGATGTCGCGCCAAAAGCCTAGCGGAATGGGCATATTCAACAGTTCGATATTTGCCTCTACCTCGCGCGCGTTGACAGCCCCGGGCACGACCGTTTTTACGCAAGGATGGCCGAGCACAAACTGCAAGGCGGCTCCGATCAATTGGACATCATGAGCCTTGCAG is a window of Labrenzia sp. CE80 DNA encoding:
- a CDS encoding RbsD/FucU domain-containing protein, whose product is MLRGLPSLLSPDLLFVLRSMGHGDEIVIVDANFPADSNSEVLVRLDGLPATEVLEAILQVMPLDTYDPTPALTMEVVGDPDNIPPVVASFQEIINRVADTPAAVSPLERFAFYDRAKKAFAIVQTGETRLYGNLILKKGVVAQ